In Humulus lupulus chromosome 6, drHumLupu1.1, whole genome shotgun sequence, a single genomic region encodes these proteins:
- the LOC133783885 gene encoding auxin-responsive protein SAUR24-like — MAFKLPGILSAKKTLRRSFSGLKEAALKSSSIPKGYIAVYVGEEEKKRYVVPVWNLNETAFQELLSMAEQEFGYDHPMGRLTIPCREDIFIDLTSQLN; from the coding sequence ATGGCGTTTAAATTGCCCGGTATTCTCAGTgccaagaagactcttcgcagatCATTTTCGGGGCTTAAAGAAGCAGCTTTGAAGTCCAGTTCGATTCCGAAAGGGTACATTGCAGTGTATGTTggagaagaggagaagaagagatATGTAGTACCTGTTTGGAACTTGAATGAGACTGCTTTTCAAGAACTACTAAGCATGGCAGAACAAGAATTTGGTTACGATCATCCAATGGGGAGACTTACAATTCCATGCAGAGAAGACATCTTCATTGATCTCACTTCTCAGTTGAATTAA
- the LOC133784846 gene encoding uncharacterized protein LOC133784846 has translation MADLYWIEQGENEYPKAYLQRFIDLVHQIHDVDPLTAANLFVKSLQVGSLLHENLTMTPPYNMADVQTRAEGVFRVLEFRERAQKKSALISAPPANNPPPPARDDKRKQNQTNHTKEGKRPRQDRQPSRYPSFEYTVPQEVIYEENKDRPIQREPYKITIPSDRRDKSKYCLFHKDHDHTIAECHNLNNHIQALMRSGRLTQYIKETGRPGASRQNPDSAPAPQASDPVHTASDSTQEPLKQVPMIHGIVEPTDNQEHATKIHKRMEERVKRYKSLGHVVSLVTSEDRSYPASTIAFTDDDLKGVHLPHDDPLVISLQVDHCQLGRVLIDGGSGVDILFWEAFQKMGLEENQIRPSTMPILGFNSQRVYPKGVVRLTVVAAEHALPVDFLIIDSTTSYNAIMGRNWIHRMQGVVSTLHQVMRCQSLNGRYTVDIKGCQKQAKKCFLTLKEINSSGTASHDNSPDK, from the coding sequence ATGGCCGATCTCTATTGGATCGAACAGGGGGAGAATGAATATCCGAAAGCATACTTACAGCGTTTCATTGACCTCGTGCATCAAATCCACGACGTCGACCCACTCACCGCAGCAAATCTCTTCGTCAAAAGCCTGCAGGTGGGATCTCTCTTACATGAGAATCTCACCATGACACCTCCATACAACATGGCAGACGTGCAGACCCGAGCCGAGGGCGTCTTCAGAGTGTTAGAATTTCGAGAGCGCGCACAGAAGAAGTCTGCACTCATCTCTGCTCCACCAGCAAATAATCCTCCACCACCTGCCAGGGATGACAAGAGGAAACAGAACCAAACAAATCATACGAAGGAAGGAAAAAGGCCAAGACAGGATCGGCAGCCATCACGATACCCATCCTTCGAATACACCGTCCCGCAAGAAgtcatttatgaagaaaataaagacaGACCTATCCAGCGAGAGCCCTACAAAATTACCATTCCATCTGACAGAAGGGATAAAAGCAAATACTGTCTCTTCCACAAAGATCACGATCATACGATCGCTGAATGCCATAATTTGAACAATCATATCCAAGCCCTCATGAGGAGTGGGAGGCTTACCCAATACATCAAGGAGACAGGCAGACCAGGCGCCTCGCGGCAGAACCCCGATTCTGCCCCCGCTCCGCAGGCGTCAGACCCCGTACACACAGCCTCTGACAGCACCCAGGAGCCTCTTAAGCAAGTCCCTATGATCCACGGGATCGTAGAACCCACTGATAATCAAGAGCATGCAACTAAAATCCATAAAAGGATGGAAGAACGAGTGAAGAGATACAAATCATTAGGCCACGTGGTCAGTCTCGTCACTTCAGAAGACAGAAGCTACCCAGCCTCTACAATCGCCTTCACCGATGATGACTTAAAGGGCGTCCACCTACCCCAtgatgatccactcgtcatttcCCTACAAGTTGACCATTGCCAGCTGGGCAGAGTTCTAATCGACGGGGGCAGTGGGGTCGACatcctcttctgggaagccttccagaagatGGGGTTAGAGGAGAATCAGATCCGGCCCTCCACCATGCCCATTTTGGGATTCAACAGCCAAAGAGTCTATCCAAAGGGCGTCGTTCGATTAACTGTGGTGGCTGCAGAACATGCCCTGCCAGTAGACTTTCTCATTATAGATTCCACCACGAGCTACAATGCCATCATGGGGAGAAATTGGATCCACCGGATGCAGGGGGTAGTCTCAACTCTACATCAGGTGATGCGGTGTCAATCACTCAACGGGCGATACACCGTCGACATCAAAGGCTGCCAGAAGCAGGCCAAAAAATGCTTCCTTaccttaaaagaaataaatagctCTGGCACTGCTTCCCATGACAACTCCCCTGACAAATAG